From a region of the Salvelinus alpinus chromosome 2, SLU_Salpinus.1, whole genome shotgun sequence genome:
- the LOC139562067 gene encoding transcription factor SOX-12-like, with the protein MTPAVSLSRASSSIMVQQRGHKYLAVMDSDLSQEVFVGLGADEGEEVFGPSPSNKDPNWCKTPTGHIKRPMNAFMVWSQIERRKIMEQWPDMHNAEISKRLGKRWKLLPDYEKIPFIKEAERLRLKHMADYPDYKYRPRKKSKSSMPVRVGEKVPLKTGKSHTGGRASGSASATSTATSKGLKVRTPSSKHRASFHGNKFKGYDEGISDDDTVDVEMASQGASQPGGQRPALGVFHHQQAAMTPGQQQPHLTAQLRVKLPTTTSHQPTSTLPVGLSSGSPVQQSLPESSPRVSSSSESRTPLSSTGRSSTPTSTSSSSFVSSASSDEELDEEILHIISNANFDSMPMDCATLDKDFDAAFHTNSGSHFDFPDYCTPEVNEMISGDLLVPSISDLVFKIY; encoded by the coding sequence ATGACTCCAGCCGTCAGTCTGAGTAGAGCATCATCCTCCATCATGGTACAGCAAAGGGGACACAAATACTTAGCAGTTATGGACAGTGATTTGAGCCAAGAGGTTTTCGTAGGACTGGgagcagatgaaggggaggaggtttTTGGACCGTCGCCCTCCAACAAAGACCCCAACTGGTGCAAGACTCCCACGGGTCACATCAAGCGGCCCATGAATGCATTCATGGTCTGGTCGCAAATCGAGAGACGGAAGATCATGGAGCAGTGGCCAGATATGCATAACGCAGAGATCTCCAAACGCCTAGGCAAGCGCTGGAAACTCCTCCCCGACTACGAGAAGATCCCCTTCATCAAAGAAGCGGAGAGACTTCGGCTAAAGCACATGGCCGACTACCCCGACTACAAGTACCGGCCCCGGAAGAAGAGCAAGAGCTCCATGCCCGTGCGGGTCGGGGAAAAGGTCCCCCTGAAGACAGGCAAGTCCCACACGGGTGGTCGCGCATCCGGTTCCGCTTCCGCAACCTCCACAGCCACCAGCAAAGGGCTCAAGGTCCGAACGccttcctccaaacacagagcCAGCTTCCACGGCAATAAGTTCAAAGGTTACGACGAGGGCATCAGCGATGACGACACAGTGGATGTAGAGATGGCCAGTCAGGGAGCAAGCCAGCCAGGAGGGCAGAGGCCAGCCTTGGGCGTCTTCCACCACCAGCAGGCTGCCATGACCCCTGGGCAGCAGCAACCTCATCTCACAGCCCAGCTCAGAGTCAAATTGCCCACCACCACCTCCCACCAGCCCACCTCCACCCTCCCTGTGGGCCTCTCCTCTGGGTCTCCTGTACAGCAGAGCCTCCCAGAGTCGTCCCCCAGGGTATCCTCTTCATCGGAGTCCCGTACGCCCCTCTCCTCCACCGGCCgctcctccacccccacctccaccagcTCCTCCTCATTCGTGTCGTCGGCCTCCTCCGACGAGGAGCTGGATGAGGAAATCTTGCATATCATCTCCAACGCCAACTTCGACAGCATGCCTATGGATTGCGCCACTCTGGACAAAGACTTTGATGCTGCGTTTCACACCAACTCAGGATCCCACTTCGATTTCCCTGACTACTGCACCCCAGAAGTGAATGAGATGATATCCGGGGACTTGCTGGTGCCCAGTATCTCTGACCTGGTGTTCAAGATCTACTGA